The Anopheles coluzzii chromosome 2, AcolN3, whole genome shotgun sequence genome window below encodes:
- the LOC125906451 gene encoding uncharacterized protein LOC125906451, whose protein sequence is MCSRRPLPQCYYPCQLVVSGVHLYDTCEWPTGWGEEIILQDNQSARKDAVVPLRHGVITLHLLQVFRRPVLPEALHHYLPLLQVAEGAGTKMGVVRLGDSMHRCAHEEMRWGKCR, encoded by the exons ATGTGCTCTCGTCGGCCTCTGCCACAG TGTTACTACCCGTGTCAGCTTGTCGTCTCCGGTGTGCACCTGTACGATACGTGCGAGTGGCCAACGGGTTGGGGGGAGGAAATCATCCTTCAGGATAACCAGTCTGCCAGGAAAGATGCTGTCGTTCCTCTTCGCCATGGTGTTATCACGTTGCATCTCTTGCAGGTATTCCGTCGTCCAGTGCTTCCAGAAGCGCTGCACCATTACTTGCCACTTCTGCAAGTCGCTGAGGGTGCAGGAACGAAGATGGGTGTAGTCCGGCTCGGGGACAGCATGCATCGATGTGCCCACGAGGAAATGCGCTGGGGTAAGTGCCGATAG